CATTACTTCTTTCCCGCCGAGCGGAACCCCGTGGTTGAGGTCGTCTCGGGTCCCGACACCAGCGCGGCGTTGGCGGACGACCTGCTCGGCTTCTATGAGGCAATCGGCAAGGTGCCCGTGCGCGTGGGCGGCCGGTACGGGTACGCCGTGAATCCCGTGTTCGAGGGCCTCTTCCTGGCCGCCGCGCTGTGTGTCGAGGAGGGATTGGGGACGGTGAAGGAGGTGGACGCCGCGGCCAAGCGCGCCCTCGGCCTCGGCATCGGTCCGTTCACGGCCATGAATCTCACCGGCGGGAATCCGATCACCGACCACGCGCTGGACGAGATGACAACCCGCGTCGGTCCCTGGTTCCGATCGCCCGCGCTCATGAAGGACGCGATGGCTTCAGGCCGGCCCTGGGATGTGGCCAAGCGCAATGAAGTCGTGGAGCTGCCGGCCGACCGCGAACGGGTGATCGGCGACGCGATGATGGGTGCGTATTTCGGGCTGGTCGGCGAGATCCTCGACAGCGGCATCATCTCCCTCGGCGACCTGGAGCTCTCCGTCGAGATCGGACTCGCCGTGCGGGCGCCGTTCGCGTTCATGAACCAGATTGGTGTCGCCCGCGCCCTGAAGCTGGTCGAGGCGTACGCGGCGGGCCATCCGGGCTTTCCGGTGCCCGGGGCCATCGCCCGGCAGGCGCGCGGCGGGCGTCCATTTGAGATTCCATATGTCCTGCGTCGCGATGCCGGCGATGTCGCCGTGCTCACCATCCGGCGGCCGCAGGTGCTGAACGCGTTGAACGACGAGGTCTACCGCCAACTCCACGACCGGTTCGCCGCGCTGCGGGACGACGCCGGGATCCGTGCCGTCGTGCTCACGGGATTCGGGACCAAGGCGTTCGTGTCGGGCGCGGACATCAACTTCCTGGCGTCCATCACGACGCCGGACGAGGGGTTCCGCACGTCCGAACGTTCCAAAGCCGCCGGGAATCTGATCGAGCAACTGGGCAAACCGGTCATCTGTGCGCTCAACGGCTCGGCGTTCGGCGGCGGGAGCGAACTCGCGATGTGCTGCTCGGCGCGGATCGCGCGGTCCGGGCTGTCGGTGGCCATGGCGCAGCCGGAGGCGAATCTGGGCATCGTGCCGGGCGCGGGCGCCACGCAGCGCCTGCCGCGGCTCGTGGGCGTGGAGCGGGCGGCGGAGATGCTGCGGACGGGGCGGGGGCTGTCGGGCGCCGAGGCGGTGGCCTGGGGGCTGATCCGGGAGGAGGTGGACGGCGACGTCGTGGACGCGGCAATCCACCTCGCGCGAGCGGCGGCGGACGGGCAGGTGACTCTGGCCGGCCTGGACCGACGGCCGATCGAGGTTCCGGCCGCCCTCCCCGAAGTGGCCCTCGGGCATCTCAGCCGGGCCATCGACGGGCTCATGTGCAGGGCCATCGTCGAGGGGTGCCGGCAGCCGCTCGAGGGCGGGCTGCGGTTCGAGTCGGAGATGTTCGGCGCTTGCTGCGCAACGGAGGACATGCGCATCGGGGTGCGGAACTTCTTCGAGCACGGGCCGCGGGCGCGGGCGGAGTTCGTCCACCGGTAGGCGCGCCGGTTGGCGGGCGGCGGGTTCCTGTGTGCTGGCCCGCGATGCATATTGTATCCAACCGTTGCCCCGAGGTGCTCCTCGTGCCGCCACGAAAATCCGATCGCCGCCAGCCGCCTGCGCCATCCCCGCAGGCGCCCGCCCTCGCGCCGATCGAGCGGCAGACGGTCACCAGCATGACCCGCGACGCCATTCGCGACCGCATTCTGCGCGGCTCCTATCCCGCCGGCGAACCGCTGCGCCAGGACGCCCTCGCCGACCAGCTCGGCGTGAGCCGCATCCCCGTGCGCGAGGCCCTGCGGCTGCTCGAGGCCGAAGGGCTGGTCACCTTCAATCCGCACCGCGGCGCCGTGGTCTCCACCCTGTCGCTGGGGGAGATCGAAGAGCTGTTCGAACTCCGCGCGTTCATCGAGACCGACCTCATCCGCCGCGCCGTCCCCCGCATCTCCGACGAGCGGATCGATCGCGCCGAGGAGGTGCTCGACACCTACGAAGCGTCGCTGCGCGGCGGCCAGGTGGCCGGGTGGGGCGGACTCAACTGGCAGTTCCATTCCACCCTCTACGCCGCGGCCGAACGCCCGGTGACCATGGGCGTGGTGCACCGGCTGCACCAGCACAGCGACCGCTATTCGCGCATGCAGCTGGCCCTCACCCACGGGGAAGCGCGCGCCAACAAGGAGCACCGCGAGATCACGGCCGCCATGCGCCAGCGCGACGCCAAGCAATCCACCGCGCTCATGCGCGAGCACATTCTGGGCGCCGGTCGCGCCCTGCTGGAATTTCTCCACGCCCAACTCGACGCCGCGGATCGGGCCGCACACCTGCCCGCGCCCCGCGGCGCGTAGGTTCTCATGACACAGACACGCAAGCTCTCGCATTATCTGGGCGGCACGTGGACCGCCAGCACCGGCGACGAATGGATCGTCGATCACAATCCCTCCGACGCCCGCGACATCGTGGCCAACACGCCGCGCGGCACGCCCGACGATGCGCACGCGGCGGTGCGCGCCGCCGAGCAGGCGCAGGCCGGATGGCGCTCGCTGTCCGGGCCGGCGCGCGCCGAGCACCTCCACCGCTGGGCCGCCGTGATGGCCGAGCAGCAGGAGGCGCTGGCCCAGGCGATGACGCGCGAGGTGGGCAAGCCGATCGGCGAGTCGCGTGGCGAAGCGGCGCGCTGCGTGGCCATCCTGCGTTACTACGCGGGCGAAGCCGTTCGCAACATCGGCGACGTGATCCCGGCGCAGGCGGCAACGGCCCTCCAGTTCTCGCTGCGCGAACCGCTGGGCGTGGTGCTGCTCATCACCCCATGGAACTTCCCGGCTGCGATCCCGATGTGGAAGGCGGCACCGGCGATCGCGTTCGGCAACACCGTCGTGCTCAAGCCGGCGGAGAGTGCATCGCACGTGGCCACGCTCCTCGCCGAGACCGCGCACGCGGCGGGGCTCCCTGCCGGCGTGTTCAACGTGGTGCTCGGCTCCGGTGCGGTGCTCGGCCCCGTGCTCCTGCATGCACCCGCGGTGCGCGGCGTGAGCTTTACCGGATCAAGCGCCGTGGGCGCGCAGATCGCCGCCGCCGGGGCCGAGCGCAATATCCGGTATCAGACCGAGATGGGCGGCAAGAACGTGGCCATCGTCCTCGCCGACGCCGATCTCGGGCAGGCGGCATCGCTCACGGCCGCCGGCGCCATGCGATTTGCGGGGCAGAAGTGCACGGCCACCAGCCGCGTCATCGT
Above is a genomic segment from Gemmatimonadaceae bacterium containing:
- a CDS encoding 3-hydroxyacyl-CoA dehydrogenase/enoyl-CoA hydratase family protein, with the protein product MAYHFRGLSLSKVGVVGSGNIGPDIALHFAKALASSDVAVVVVDVAPEALARGRAKLEQKVAKGRESGAYTDRQADAILGHVTFTDDYSRLADAGLVVEAATENLDVKKRIFAQLESLVPGDAILASNSSHIEPELIFAGLRDRRRALVLHYFFPAERNPVVEVVSGPDTSAALADDLLGFYEAIGKVPVRVGGRYGYAVNPVFEGLFLAAALCVEEGLGTVKEVDAAAKRALGLGIGPFTAMNLTGGNPITDHALDEMTTRVGPWFRSPALMKDAMASGRPWDVAKRNEVVELPADRERVIGDAMMGAYFGLVGEILDSGIISLGDLELSVEIGLAVRAPFAFMNQIGVARALKLVEAYAAGHPGFPVPGAIARQARGGRPFEIPYVLRRDAGDVAVLTIRRPQVLNALNDEVYRQLHDRFAALRDDAGIRAVVLTGFGTKAFVSGADINFLASITTPDEGFRTSERSKAAGNLIEQLGKPVICALNGSAFGGGSELAMCCSARIARSGLSVAMAQPEANLGIVPGAGATQRLPRLVGVERAAEMLRTGRGLSGAEAVAWGLIREEVDGDVVDAAIHLARAAADGQVTLAGLDRRPIEVPAALPEVALGHLSRAIDGLMCRAIVEGCRQPLEGGLRFESEMFGACCATEDMRIGVRNFFEHGPRARAEFVHR
- a CDS encoding GntR family transcriptional regulator; protein product: MTRDAIRDRILRGSYPAGEPLRQDALADQLGVSRIPVREALRLLEAEGLVTFNPHRGAVVSTLSLGEIEELFELRAFIETDLIRRAVPRISDERIDRAEEVLDTYEASLRGGQVAGWGGLNWQFHSTLYAAAERPVTMGVVHRLHQHSDRYSRMQLALTHGEARANKEHREITAAMRQRDAKQSTALMREHILGAGRALLEFLHAQLDAADRAAHLPAPRGA
- a CDS encoding aldehyde dehydrogenase family protein: MTQTRKLSHYLGGTWTASTGDEWIVDHNPSDARDIVANTPRGTPDDAHAAVRAAEQAQAGWRSLSGPARAEHLHRWAAVMAEQQEALAQAMTREVGKPIGESRGEAARCVAILRYYAGEAVRNIGDVIPAQAATALQFSLREPLGVVLLITPWNFPAAIPMWKAAPAIAFGNTVVLKPAESASHVATLLAETAHAAGLPAGVFNVVLGSGAVLGPVLLHAPAVRGVSFTGSSAVGAQIAAAGAERNIRYQTEMGGKNVAIVLADADLGQAASLTAAGAMRFAGQKCTATSRVIVAREVEGAFLARLREQVAGLRLGPVTDPSAAVGPVISETSRASIRRALEQAGGEQIVPAPLPAGDDFAHGFFVAPTIVRGVSPDAPVAQQELFGPVLAWLPADDLDHALALANGTRYGLSASLFTKNIAHALEYIRRIDVGLVRVNGDTTGVDPHAPFGGMRGSSSGSREQGPAAREFYTELKTVQINP